In Pseudothermotoga hypogea DSM 11164 = NBRC 106472, the following are encoded in one genomic region:
- a CDS encoding DUF1292 domain-containing protein, translating into MGQEDLDVFVLTDEEGHEHHFVILAEIEDGMKKYWICEEIMMNEEGQIEQFGDIYPFEVKEAEDGGLYIDSVQSEEEFERVSKAWEELLTKDEELRKLVEPEDQQHE; encoded by the coding sequence ATGGGTCAAGAGGATCTCGATGTCTTCGTGTTGACGGACGAGGAAGGTCACGAACATCACTTCGTTATCCTGGCGGAGATCGAAGATGGGATGAAGAAATACTGGATTTGCGAAGAGATCATGATGAACGAAGAAGGACAGATCGAACAGTTCGGCGACATTTACCCGTTCGAAGTGAAGGAAGCGGAAGATGGTGGACTCTACATAGATTCGGTGCAATCCGAAGAGGAGTTCGAACGGGTGTCGAAGGCGTGGGAAGAGCTTTTGACAAAGGATGAAGAGTTGAGGAAACTTGTTGAGCCCGAAGATCAACAACACGAGTGA
- a CDS encoding MurR/RpiR family transcriptional regulator translates to MKRSVYHRLRDLLPQLRGVHGEIARHVIEDPSSVLEMKITDFAKKINASPASLVDFCKKLGFSGFKEFRLALAQEISLLESMKPDVEKISEVSRDYINFIIEEVKESLKLVGDDDLTKATNALMKSNVVEIAAYGFDTVAARDLFLKLKQFGFQVNFFENPFLQSISASFLNENSCLVAISSSHSSRDLLDAVSYAKRAKATVVAIAPPSSAVSDLADVFLAVYVKTEVFPEGGFLTRFLQLFVIDMLLLKMFELDKERFRSAYTHFEEVLRYKRRGDRGVF, encoded by the coding sequence GTGAAAAGGAGTGTCTATCACAGACTCAGGGACCTTCTTCCCCAGCTGAGAGGTGTACACGGTGAGATCGCCCGACACGTGATAGAAGACCCAAGCTCGGTGCTGGAAATGAAAATAACCGATTTTGCCAAGAAAATAAACGCTTCGCCAGCTTCTCTCGTGGATTTCTGCAAAAAGCTGGGTTTCAGCGGTTTCAAGGAGTTTCGTCTCGCTTTGGCACAGGAGATAAGCTTGCTCGAATCGATGAAGCCCGACGTTGAGAAAATATCTGAAGTGTCACGTGATTACATCAACTTCATCATCGAAGAAGTCAAAGAATCGTTGAAACTGGTTGGCGACGACGATCTCACGAAAGCCACGAACGCACTGATGAAAAGCAACGTGGTGGAAATAGCGGCGTACGGTTTCGACACCGTCGCTGCGCGAGATCTTTTCTTGAAGCTGAAGCAGTTCGGATTTCAGGTGAATTTCTTCGAGAACCCATTCTTGCAGAGCATTTCTGCCTCGTTTCTGAACGAGAACTCTTGTCTGGTTGCGATCTCGAGCAGTCATTCCTCGCGTGATCTGCTCGATGCGGTCAGTTACGCCAAGAGGGCCAAGGCAACCGTGGTAGCGATAGCACCGCCGAGCAGTGCGGTGTCTGACTTGGCAGACGTGTTCCTGGCAGTGTACGTTAAGACGGAGGTGTTTCCAGAGGGTGGTTTTCTGACGAGGTTCTTGCAGTTATTCGTGATCGACATGTTGCTTCTGAAGATGTTCGAATTGGATAAAGAAAGGTTCAGGAGCGCTTACACACACTTCGAAGAGGTGTTGAGGTACAAGAGGAGGGGAGATCGAGGTGTCTTCTGA
- the rpiB gene encoding ribose 5-phosphate isomerase B, with product MRIALGCDHAGFRLKEAIKAYLASKGFRVLDEGTYSEDAVDYPDLAKKVVHDIKQNRADFGILICGTGVGMSISANRVKGIRAALCLFPEMAKLAREHNNANVLVLPGRFLGVELAQWIVDAFLSSNFEGGRHSQRIEKIERMMED from the coding sequence ATGAGAATCGCACTCGGTTGTGACCACGCAGGGTTCCGATTGAAAGAAGCCATCAAAGCTTATTTAGCTTCGAAAGGCTTCAGAGTCCTCGACGAAGGGACGTACTCCGAAGATGCGGTGGACTATCCTGATCTCGCCAAGAAGGTCGTACACGATATCAAGCAGAACCGCGCCGACTTCGGCATATTGATCTGCGGCACGGGCGTAGGTATGAGCATATCGGCCAACAGGGTAAAAGGTATAAGGGCGGCTCTTTGTCTGTTTCCAGAAATGGCCAAGTTGGCCAGGGAGCATAACAATGCCAACGTGCTCGTCCTTCCGGGTCGGTTTCTCGGAGTGGAACTTGCCCAGTGGATCGTGGACGCCTTTCTCTCATCGAATTTCGAGGGTGGCAGGCACAGCCAAAGAATTGAGAAGATAGAAAGGATGATGGAAGATTGA
- the lexA gene encoding transcriptional repressor LexA, with protein MRQLTERQKKVLEFIISYMERHGYSPSIRDIAKAFRITPRGAMMHLVALEKKGYISRSKKARSIKLLNMAEAVKLPVVGIIAAGNAIEAIERVVEAIEVPKQMLKSGFEHYVLKVKGDSMVNEHIVENDYVVLRKQNTAENGDIVSVLVDNGETTLKKIYFEPDKIILKPANPSLKPMELEPSRVKITGKVVGVIRIYE; from the coding sequence GTGAGGCAACTGACAGAGAGGCAAAAAAAGGTTTTGGAATTCATCATTTCCTACATGGAGAGACACGGCTATTCTCCGAGCATCAGAGATATAGCCAAAGCCTTTCGCATAACACCTCGTGGAGCCATGATGCATCTGGTCGCGCTCGAGAAGAAAGGTTACATATCCCGCTCGAAGAAGGCCAGAAGCATAAAGCTCTTGAACATGGCTGAGGCCGTCAAACTTCCTGTGGTCGGGATCATAGCTGCGGGGAACGCGATCGAAGCCATAGAACGTGTCGTCGAGGCGATCGAGGTACCGAAACAAATGTTGAAGAGCGGTTTCGAGCACTACGTGCTCAAGGTGAAAGGTGACAGCATGGTGAACGAACACATCGTCGAGAACGACTACGTCGTGCTGAGGAAGCAGAACACCGCGGAGAACGGCGACATCGTGTCCGTACTCGTCGATAACGGAGAGACAACCCTCAAGAAGATATACTTCGAGCCGGACAAGATCATACTGAAACCCGCAAACCCTTCTTTGAAACCCATGGAACTTGAACCATCTCGCGTCAAGATAACGGGCAAAGTTGTTGGGGTGATCCGCATCTATGAGTGA
- a CDS encoding xylulokinase: MSSDLVMAVDIGTTNVKLALFDTEGRKLFHFERQCREDVSNGRHEIDPQKWWTAFVRGVHAANEELRKRVRAICISSQGPTIVLVDREGRLVGKAIGWLDNRGQQHLQSLRMQSIDEQTASAVAKLIELKKVLNDNAYLLQPADYLIMRLTGRIVNATFPQYGYSPWYKEILDRFDLSQTFIVPELVEPSNVIGKLLQNVARRLGLPEDVIVVAGAPDFAAALLGTNTLRPGVACDRAGTSEGITLCSDVEVHAPGLITTPFFIDGLWKISGLLTTSGKAIEWMASRVARYRSVKGLSLSNVKRPTGVIFLPHLVGERSPYWSPKLRGILFGLDLESNSKSLIVSAAEGVAFAVRHIVDEMRKAGARVETIRTTGGQATNELWNQIKADVLGMNVELVRPDAELFGCAILAISCLNGESFTQVAERLASVKKRFTPDPERHKLYNKFYEIYLELHERNLDLFERLEG, translated from the coding sequence GTGTCTTCTGACCTGGTCATGGCAGTTGATATCGGCACCACCAACGTCAAGTTGGCGTTGTTCGATACGGAAGGAAGAAAGCTCTTCCATTTCGAAAGACAATGCAGAGAAGACGTTTCCAACGGGAGACACGAAATAGATCCGCAAAAATGGTGGACAGCCTTCGTCCGCGGTGTGCACGCGGCAAACGAAGAACTTAGAAAGAGAGTTCGGGCCATCTGCATCAGCAGTCAGGGGCCAACCATCGTGCTGGTCGATCGGGAAGGCCGACTCGTTGGTAAGGCGATTGGCTGGCTTGACAACAGGGGCCAGCAGCACTTGCAGTCTTTGAGAATGCAAAGCATCGATGAACAGACGGCCTCGGCCGTGGCCAAGCTGATTGAACTAAAAAAGGTTTTGAACGATAACGCCTATCTGCTTCAACCTGCCGACTATTTGATCATGAGATTGACAGGTAGAATCGTTAACGCCACCTTTCCGCAGTACGGATATTCTCCCTGGTACAAGGAGATTCTTGACAGGTTCGATCTCTCGCAAACCTTCATCGTTCCGGAACTTGTGGAACCTTCGAATGTCATTGGCAAGTTACTTCAAAATGTGGCTCGAAGACTTGGGTTACCAGAAGATGTGATCGTCGTGGCTGGCGCTCCCGATTTTGCGGCTGCGCTCCTGGGGACGAACACACTCAGGCCAGGCGTCGCGTGTGATCGTGCTGGAACCTCTGAAGGTATCACACTGTGCAGTGATGTTGAAGTTCACGCACCGGGTTTGATAACCACACCTTTCTTCATCGATGGACTGTGGAAAATAAGCGGTTTACTGACAACTTCGGGGAAGGCCATCGAATGGATGGCAAGCCGTGTGGCTCGATACAGAAGCGTGAAGGGTCTTTCACTCTCGAACGTCAAGAGGCCCACGGGTGTGATCTTCCTGCCACACTTAGTGGGAGAAAGGAGCCCGTATTGGAGTCCAAAACTGAGAGGAATTCTCTTCGGTCTGGACCTGGAGAGCAACTCCAAAAGCTTGATTGTCTCCGCTGCGGAAGGAGTCGCCTTCGCCGTGAGGCATATCGTTGACGAGATGAGGAAAGCCGGGGCGAGGGTCGAAACCATCAGGACCACAGGAGGACAAGCGACCAACGAACTGTGGAATCAGATAAAGGCTGATGTGCTCGGAATGAACGTGGAACTCGTAAGGCCTGACGCGGAGTTGTTCGGCTGTGCCATACTGGCGATATCCTGTTTGAATGGAGAATCTTTCACACAAGTTGCAGAAAGACTCGCGAGTGTGAAAAAACGCTTTACACCTGATCCCGAGAGGCACAAACTCTACAACAAGTTTTACGAGATTTATCTCGAGTTGCACGAGAGAAACCTCGATCTGTTCGAAAGACTCGAAGGCTGA
- a CDS encoding STAS domain-containing protein, with amino-acid sequence MSEQNWTAIELKNVVVVKPHGELDMNNSFQFKSFVKDKYISAGKSNVIVDLSEVEYMDSSALGVLLGLQRAARLNGGSLALCGLHENLARILKITSLEGVFKIYPAVEEALKFFLEGN; translated from the coding sequence ATGAGTGAGCAGAACTGGACGGCGATTGAACTCAAGAACGTGGTCGTTGTCAAGCCGCACGGCGAACTGGACATGAACAACTCTTTCCAGTTCAAAAGTTTCGTCAAGGATAAATACATAAGTGCAGGCAAAAGCAACGTGATTGTGGATCTGTCGGAAGTCGAGTACATGGACAGCTCAGCGCTTGGAGTTTTGCTCGGTTTACAGCGCGCTGCACGCTTGAATGGAGGTTCCCTCGCGCTGTGCGGTCTCCACGAGAACCTCGCCAGGATTTTGAAGATAACCTCTCTGGAGGGCGTTTTCAAGATCTATCCAGCGGTTGAAGAAGCTTTAAAATTCTTTCTGGAGGGTAACTGA
- a CDS encoding BMP family ABC transporter substrate-binding protein translates to MKSLVFFLICVTTLVHAYSVALLITGEVAGNAIYEMMVAGARRASQDFGFDVKIIEGGYNPARWATLLTSLAASKSYDLIVTFTEGMPKNVENTAKAFPNQKFILMDALAPVLPNVYSVAFKDEEMAYLAGYFAALVTKSRMPRANEQLKIGMIAGDVYPAMMEKMKPAYEKGARDVEPNIQVFFSVVGSWADPSKGAELAQVQYEQGVDVIFLVAGGSGMGAVRKAREMGRYVIGVDSNYIEKDPEVILACALKHADKAIYEVLSKAVRNELKFGTREVWGVREGMIGFTFDDPNYIENVPQEIRSEMLRVYEKLKEGSIQPLP, encoded by the coding sequence GTGAAATCGTTGGTATTCTTCTTGATATGCGTAACCACCCTTGTTCATGCCTATTCCGTGGCGCTGCTCATCACGGGTGAAGTTGCGGGCAACGCGATCTACGAAATGATGGTGGCCGGTGCGCGCAGAGCATCGCAAGATTTTGGGTTCGATGTCAAGATCATCGAAGGCGGTTACAATCCCGCGCGCTGGGCAACCCTTCTCACGAGTCTCGCAGCATCCAAGAGCTACGATCTGATTGTCACCTTCACCGAAGGTATGCCGAAGAACGTCGAGAACACCGCTAAAGCCTTCCCAAACCAAAAGTTCATTCTCATGGATGCACTGGCACCAGTTCTGCCGAACGTTTATTCAGTCGCCTTCAAGGATGAAGAGATGGCTTATCTGGCAGGTTACTTCGCCGCACTCGTCACGAAGAGTAGAATGCCACGTGCAAACGAACAGTTGAAGATCGGTATGATCGCAGGTGACGTTTATCCCGCCATGATGGAGAAGATGAAACCGGCATACGAAAAAGGTGCAAGAGATGTCGAGCCGAACATTCAAGTGTTCTTCTCCGTCGTCGGGAGCTGGGCTGATCCGAGCAAAGGTGCCGAGCTGGCCCAAGTTCAGTACGAACAGGGAGTGGACGTCATCTTTCTGGTTGCCGGTGGCTCTGGCATGGGCGCGGTCAGAAAGGCGCGGGAGATGGGAAGGTACGTGATAGGAGTCGATTCTAACTACATCGAGAAAGATCCTGAAGTCATCCTCGCCTGCGCTTTGAAACATGCGGATAAAGCCATCTACGAGGTCCTCTCGAAGGCTGTCAGAAACGAGTTGAAGTTTGGCACGAGAGAGGTGTGGGGTGTCAGGGAAGGTATGATAGGTTTCACTTTCGATGATCCGAACTACATCGAGAACGTGCCTCAGGAGATTAGAAGCGAGATGCTCAGAGTTTACGAAAAACTGAAGGAAGGCTCCATCCAACCTCTGCCATGA
- a CDS encoding ABC transporter permease, translating into MLTQLLRSSISSALPITVAAIGASFTQTVGKLNIAIEGTMLVSCFVSVYVAVGSNSWLLGVTAAMALSCLLSLFVWLVHRYLGANIFVVGLGVNLAASGLVVLLSSTLLGSKGTIFFEEMPRIPALRLEVFEHNETLLTLLSDYNVLELTAMLLVFVSWLITKTPLGLRMKAVGKNESVARQLGLNIDGIRISSFIFCGLFCGLAGSMLSLPLSLFVSGMTNNRGWLALVAAVLGGDNPLGVLGVSMVLGFSVALSNRLQLFTALPAEIVLSIPLILTLCVVLIYSILKTGERGRSP; encoded by the coding sequence ATGCTGACTCAATTGCTTAGATCGTCCATCTCCTCGGCCCTTCCGATAACTGTGGCGGCGATCGGTGCGAGTTTCACGCAGACAGTTGGAAAGTTGAACATAGCGATCGAGGGGACGATGCTGGTCTCATGTTTTGTCTCCGTTTACGTGGCGGTTGGTTCGAACAGCTGGCTTTTGGGTGTCACTGCTGCCATGGCCTTGTCATGCCTCCTCTCGTTGTTCGTTTGGCTCGTCCACAGATATTTGGGTGCGAACATCTTCGTCGTTGGTCTTGGCGTAAACCTTGCCGCTTCAGGCCTGGTTGTTCTCTTGTCTTCAACACTCTTAGGCTCAAAAGGCACCATCTTCTTCGAAGAAATGCCGAGGATCCCAGCACTTCGACTCGAAGTTTTTGAGCACAACGAGACACTTCTCACTTTGCTGTCCGATTACAACGTGCTGGAACTCACGGCGATGCTTTTGGTGTTTGTTTCCTGGCTCATCACGAAAACTCCATTGGGATTGAGAATGAAGGCGGTTGGTAAGAACGAATCCGTGGCGAGACAGCTCGGCTTGAACATCGACGGGATCAGGATTTCGTCCTTCATCTTCTGTGGGCTCTTCTGCGGTCTGGCAGGTTCTATGCTCTCGTTGCCACTCAGCCTGTTCGTCTCGGGCATGACGAACAATAGAGGATGGCTCGCGTTGGTGGCTGCCGTTCTTGGAGGCGATAACCCCCTCGGCGTTCTCGGTGTGTCTATGGTGCTCGGCTTTTCTGTGGCCCTGTCCAACAGGCTGCAGCTTTTCACAGCGTTGCCGGCCGAAATCGTGCTCTCCATTCCCTTGATACTGACGCTCTGTGTGGTTTTGATCTACAGTATATTGAAAACTGGAGAAAGGGGTCGATCGCCGTGA
- a CDS encoding archease, whose protein sequence is MYRQLNHTADVRYEIVCDSEEEVFKELVRIFKDHYSVRLKEQETKLEYDLSKNLEDAVFDIVNDWIYLIESRKLFPYDCHIQNDKLVCTFREFEEIEGTELKALTYHGLGVERSDKIVLRVVFDT, encoded by the coding sequence GTGTACAGACAGTTGAACCACACGGCGGACGTACGTTACGAGATAGTTTGCGATAGCGAAGAGGAGGTCTTCAAAGAGCTCGTCAGGATCTTCAAGGATCACTACTCTGTAAGACTGAAAGAACAGGAGACGAAGCTCGAGTACGATCTGTCTAAGAACCTTGAAGATGCCGTCTTCGACATCGTGAACGACTGGATCTACCTAATCGAATCGAGAAAGCTCTTTCCGTACGATTGTCACATCCAGAACGACAAACTGGTTTGCACGTTCAGGGAATTTGAAGAGATCGAAGGTACCGAGCTCAAAGCTCTCACGTACCATGGTCTGGGTGTTGAAAGGTCAGACAAAATCGTTTTGAGGGTGGTGTTTGACACGTGA
- a CDS encoding histone deacetylase family protein: protein MKIVYDPKHVLHRPTKEIDRGKFIENPEKPERIEAIKDALIMNGFDNIHSPNSFPMSYVYLVHDERYVKWLKNKCVSLEPDEEYITELFGYDLCFDTGTPISNWTFDAAKRAVDVTLTAASLLSGRTNLVYALVRPPGHHATRGACGGYCYFNNAAVAAMYFLSRGNADGVAILDLDFHHGNGTQDIFYETDEVLYVSIHGDPDIFYPWVSGRESETGQGPGEGFNINLPLPPKSDWRKYSEALEQALREIRNYYPDVLIVSLGFDTHADDPVGGFSLKDDDYGLMGKAISKLKIPTLVVQEGGYNPRANASAAVKFFSALV from the coding sequence TTGAAGATCGTCTACGATCCAAAACACGTCCTCCACAGGCCGACGAAGGAGATAGACAGGGGCAAATTCATAGAGAACCCCGAAAAACCCGAACGCATCGAAGCGATAAAGGACGCGTTGATCATGAACGGTTTCGACAACATACACTCTCCGAACAGTTTTCCCATGAGTTACGTGTATCTGGTTCACGACGAACGGTACGTCAAGTGGTTGAAAAACAAATGCGTATCCCTTGAGCCTGATGAGGAGTACATAACCGAGCTGTTCGGGTACGATCTGTGTTTCGACACCGGAACTCCGATCAGCAATTGGACCTTCGACGCAGCGAAGCGTGCAGTCGACGTAACACTGACAGCGGCGAGTTTGCTGAGCGGAAGGACGAATCTGGTCTACGCACTTGTCAGGCCACCCGGACATCACGCAACTCGAGGTGCCTGTGGAGGGTACTGCTATTTCAACAACGCGGCGGTCGCGGCCATGTACTTTCTCTCCAGAGGAAACGCTGATGGTGTTGCGATACTGGATCTCGACTTTCATCATGGCAACGGTACTCAGGACATATTCTACGAGACGGACGAGGTCCTGTACGTTTCGATACACGGAGATCCGGATATCTTTTATCCATGGGTCAGTGGCAGGGAGAGTGAGACGGGTCAGGGACCCGGCGAGGGTTTCAACATCAATTTGCCATTGCCCCCAAAGTCTGACTGGCGAAAGTATTCAGAAGCGCTGGAACAGGCTTTGAGGGAAATCAGAAATTACTATCCCGATGTGCTCATAGTGTCGCTGGGTTTCGACACGCACGCGGACGATCCAGTCGGTGGATTTTCCCTCAAAGACGACGATTACGGGCTCATGGGAAAAGCCATAAGCAAACTCAAGATTCCCACGCTGGTCGTGCAGGAGGGTGGATACAACCCGCGGGCGAATGCGTCGGCCGCTGTGAAGTTCTTCTCGGCACTCGTCTGA
- a CDS encoding ABC transporter ATP-binding protein, translated as MRGKTIVQLLNVQKTFYPSGVKALKGVNLFLEAGSVHALLGANGAGKTTLVRILAGEIQPDAGEIFVDGRAVNFRTPKDAMRQGIALVHQNLSLVEELTVLENLFLGREPRRLFFLDKKKAERRVKDLSERLSLIELNKRVADLSMSERQKIEIVRALMFGARVLLLDEPTAYLSENEEERLFELLVGLKKSQCAILFITHDVNQALKIADRVTVLREGETVLSEETSKLNVQRVIEAMGFRSSESPRARVKIGEELLRISDLTFKSGKRLVLDRVSLSVRQGEAVGLFGLGNDGQFDLLEVLIGLKKPVSGRIFFQSRDITHLPIRERRRLGIAYVPKDRLREALNLEGSILENAMVNVYREIPFAKFGLLNWTLLQRHIHDMLKEFQVKTASLAQPVKTLSGGNLQRLILARELFQRPKLLLACRPTSGLDAQVQYYVAERLQQLRSWGCALIATNDAEEAFGLCDRVLVFSKGKLKKTLYREQLTGPSVLVSLVGEET; from the coding sequence ATGAGAGGCAAGACTATCGTACAGCTTCTGAACGTTCAAAAAACGTTTTATCCTTCCGGCGTAAAAGCGTTAAAGGGGGTTAACCTGTTTCTCGAGGCCGGGAGCGTGCACGCGCTCCTCGGTGCGAACGGAGCTGGAAAAACTACGTTAGTGCGGATCCTCGCTGGTGAAATACAACCGGACGCCGGTGAAATCTTCGTAGACGGCAGAGCTGTGAATTTCAGAACACCGAAGGACGCGATGCGTCAGGGCATTGCTCTGGTGCATCAGAACCTTTCTCTCGTGGAGGAGCTGACCGTCCTCGAAAACCTGTTCCTTGGAAGGGAACCTCGCAGACTCTTCTTTCTGGACAAGAAGAAGGCCGAGCGAAGGGTGAAGGATCTTTCCGAAAGACTCTCTCTGATCGAGCTCAACAAGAGAGTTGCCGATCTGAGCATGTCAGAAAGACAGAAAATAGAGATAGTGCGCGCTTTGATGTTTGGTGCACGCGTGCTGTTGCTCGATGAACCCACAGCTTATCTCAGCGAGAATGAAGAGGAGAGACTGTTCGAATTACTCGTGGGCCTGAAAAAATCCCAGTGCGCCATCCTGTTCATAACGCACGATGTGAATCAGGCTCTGAAGATCGCTGACAGGGTGACCGTGCTGAGGGAGGGAGAAACGGTTCTGAGCGAGGAGACTTCAAAGCTGAACGTTCAACGAGTGATCGAGGCGATGGGTTTTCGTTCCTCAGAATCTCCTCGCGCGCGCGTAAAGATCGGTGAGGAGCTCTTGAGAATCTCGGACCTCACGTTCAAGTCTGGAAAGAGGCTCGTTCTCGATCGCGTGTCTCTTTCTGTGAGACAGGGCGAAGCGGTCGGCCTCTTTGGCCTCGGGAACGATGGTCAGTTCGATCTGCTCGAGGTGCTCATCGGTTTGAAAAAACCTGTCTCAGGGCGAATTTTCTTCCAGTCTCGTGATATAACACATCTTCCGATCCGCGAGAGAAGAAGGCTCGGAATAGCGTACGTGCCAAAAGATCGTTTGAGGGAAGCTTTGAACCTGGAAGGGTCAATCTTGGAGAACGCCATGGTGAACGTTTACCGCGAGATTCCGTTCGCGAAATTCGGGCTCCTGAACTGGACACTCTTACAACGTCACATTCACGACATGTTGAAAGAGTTCCAGGTGAAAACTGCCTCGCTCGCACAACCCGTCAAAACGCTCTCTGGTGGGAATCTGCAACGTTTGATCCTTGCCAGAGAGCTCTTTCAAAGACCGAAGTTGCTTCTTGCCTGTCGGCCCACATCCGGCCTGGATGCTCAGGTGCAATATTATGTAGCCGAGAGATTACAGCAGTTAAGATCCTGGGGCTGTGCGTTGATAGCCACTAACGATGCCGAGGAGGCTTTTGGTCTCTGTGACAGGGTGCTGGTCTTTTCCAAAGGTAAGTTGAAGAAAACGCTGTACAGAGAGCAGCTGACTGGACCCAGCGTACTCGTCTCGTTGGTTGGTGAAGAAACATGA
- a CDS encoding ABC transporter permease produces MTQRKILSPVLTVAIAFLVSAAILGITSHQPRETLRWFFLGPFSNLYFLGNMLATSIPLIFTGLAACLAFSAGVFNLGLEGQHYFGAIIGTIVVLNVPTSKVSSMVLALAVSFLVGALLALVPMLLRVKLGFSELISSFMIGQVFIYVGDFLLNGPFRDPEAALAATRYLDETVVLAKILPPSNLHAGYLIAIALCLMFAFVRRRSVMGYEFKMVRGNPRFAKIYGMNVERIWLLAMILSGGVAALGGMVEILGVYGRAVRGFSHGNGFNGIAVSLLVRNDPALIFLSALFFAYLESGAEIASLMVQTPAEIVRLVQGIVFCLVTAEFLFSRGERDADSIA; encoded by the coding sequence ATGACGCAACGAAAGATCCTTTCACCGGTTCTCACCGTCGCCATAGCCTTTCTTGTGAGTGCTGCCATCCTTGGCATCACCTCTCACCAGCCGCGAGAGACTCTACGCTGGTTCTTCCTCGGTCCGTTTTCGAACCTCTACTTTCTTGGAAACATGCTGGCTACGTCGATACCTCTCATTTTCACAGGACTCGCCGCTTGCCTCGCTTTTTCAGCCGGTGTGTTCAATTTAGGACTCGAGGGTCAGCACTATTTCGGTGCGATAATCGGGACCATCGTCGTTCTGAACGTTCCCACATCCAAGGTATCCTCGATGGTTCTTGCTCTCGCAGTTTCTTTCTTAGTGGGCGCGTTGTTGGCATTGGTTCCGATGTTGCTCAGGGTGAAGTTAGGCTTCAGCGAGCTCATAAGTTCGTTCATGATCGGACAGGTCTTCATCTATGTTGGGGATTTTCTTCTCAACGGTCCTTTCAGAGATCCAGAGGCAGCCTTGGCTGCCACAAGGTATCTCGACGAGACGGTTGTGTTGGCAAAAATCTTGCCACCTTCGAACCTTCATGCCGGCTACTTGATTGCAATAGCGCTGTGTTTAATGTTCGCCTTCGTTCGCAGACGCTCCGTTATGGGATACGAGTTCAAAATGGTGAGAGGAAACCCACGTTTTGCAAAGATTTACGGGATGAATGTGGAGAGAATCTGGTTGCTCGCGATGATCTTGAGCGGTGGAGTTGCCGCCCTTGGAGGGATGGTCGAGATTCTCGGCGTTTATGGCCGTGCGGTGAGAGGTTTTTCTCACGGTAATGGATTCAACGGCATAGCTGTTTCTCTTTTGGTCAGAAACGATCCTGCGCTGATATTTCTTTCCGCACTGTTCTTCGCGTATCTGGAGAGTGGCGCTGAGATCGCTTCGCTGATGGTGCAAACGCCGGCAGAAATCGTCAGGCTGGTTCAGGGCATCGTCTTCTGCCTGGTAACTGCGGAGTTTCTTTTCAGTCGAGGTGAACGGGATGCTGACTCAATTGCTTAG